From the genome of Gracilinanus agilis isolate LMUSP501 chromosome 2, AgileGrace, whole genome shotgun sequence, one region includes:
- the EPCAM gene encoding epithelial cell adhesion molecule encodes MALPPALALGLLLAAAAVAVSSAQEGCYCETNKLTNCTEIPPNGCQCHAFGSSHLITCSKITSKCLVMKAEMIRKKMIGRRLKPEGAIQDNDGIYDPDCDGQGHFKPRQCNGTALCWCVNTAGVRRTDKETEIVCNELVKTYWIIIELKHKAREKPFNTTILENTLKEEFHRRYQLNKKYFQNVLYENDFITIHLKQNSSQKSSGDVDIADVAYYFEKDIKGENLFYSTEINLDINGEKLDLDPAQTLIYYVDEKAPEFSMQGLTAGVIAVIVVVVLALVAGIVVLIVSRKKRRTKYEKAEIKEMGEMHRELS; translated from the exons GTTGTTACTGTGAAACAAACAAGCTAACAAACTGTACAGAAATACCACCTAATGGTTGCCAGTGTCATGCTTTTGGTTCATCACATTTAATCACCTGTTCAAAAA TCACTTCAAAATGTTTGGTAATGAAGGCAGAAATGATTCGTAAAAAGATGATAGGGCGGAGACTTAAACCAGAAGGAGCTATTCAAGATAATGATGGAATATATGATCCTGATTGTGATGGACAAGGTCACTTCAAACCTCGGCAATGTAATGGAACTGCTCTTTGCTGGTGTGTGAATACAGCTGGAGTACGaagaacagataaagaaactgaaatagtCTGTAATGAGCTAGTAAAAACATA cTGGATCATCATTGAACTAAAACATAAAGCAAGAGAAAAACCTTTCAATACAACTATCTTAGAAAA TACCCTCAAAGAGGAATTTCATCGTCGCTATCAACTGAACAAGAAATACTTCCAAAATGTTTTG TATGAGAATGATTTTATCACTATTCACCTGAAGCAAAATAGTAGCCAGAAAAGCTCAGGCGATGTGGACATTGCTGATGTggcttattattttgagaaagat ATAAAAGGTGAAAATCTCTTTTATTCCACTGAGATAAATCTTGATATAAATGGCGAAAAGCTTGATCTGGATCCTGCTCAAACTTTAATATATTATGTTGATGAAAAGGCACCTGAATTTTCAATGCAAGGACTAACAGCTGGTGTTATTGCTGTCATTGTAGTTGTAGTTCTGGCACTTGTTGCTGGAATTGTTGTGCTG ATTGTGtccaggaagaaaaggaggacaAAATATGAGAAAGCTGAA ATAAAAGAGATGGGTGAAATGCACAGAGAACTCTCATAA